The Amycolatopsis sp. DG1A-15b genome window below encodes:
- a CDS encoding oxidoreductase codes for MSLTAEGRISPQDTGIWTDAQARAWRRITDFVHGQGTAIGMQLAHAGRKASTRRPWEGQGSVPPGDGGWQSVGADARPFGAYAPARPLTTDEVAALPDAFAAAARRAVDVGFDVLELHFAHGYLVHQFLSPLSNSRTDRYGGDFEGRTRLALELADAVRAQTTVPLFARLSATDWTDDGWTLDDSVRLAKLLAERGIDLVDASSGGNTPHPDIPVGPGYQVPFAERIRAETGLPTGAVGMITDPHQAEAIIAEEQADAVFLARALLRDPHWPLRAANTLGADVRWPGQYARAKSWH; via the coding sequence GTGTCGTTGACCGCCGAGGGCCGGATCAGCCCGCAGGACACCGGCATCTGGACCGACGCGCAGGCGCGGGCGTGGCGCCGGATCACCGACTTCGTCCACGGCCAGGGCACCGCGATCGGCATGCAGCTCGCCCACGCCGGGCGCAAGGCGTCGACCCGGCGACCGTGGGAAGGGCAGGGCAGCGTGCCGCCCGGAGACGGCGGCTGGCAAAGCGTCGGCGCGGACGCGCGGCCGTTCGGCGCCTACGCTCCGGCGCGGCCACTCACCACGGACGAGGTCGCCGCCCTCCCGGACGCCTTCGCCGCCGCGGCCCGACGTGCCGTCGACGTCGGCTTCGACGTCCTCGAGCTGCACTTCGCGCACGGTTACCTGGTCCACCAGTTCCTCTCGCCGCTGTCCAACTCCCGCACGGACCGCTACGGCGGCGACTTCGAAGGCCGGACGCGGCTGGCCCTCGAGCTCGCCGACGCGGTGCGGGCGCAGACCACCGTCCCGCTGTTCGCCCGGCTCTCGGCGACGGACTGGACCGACGACGGCTGGACCCTCGACGACTCCGTCCGGCTGGCGAAGCTGCTGGCCGAGCGCGGGATCGACCTGGTCGACGCCTCCTCGGGCGGCAACACCCCGCACCCGGACATCCCGGTCGGCCCCGGCTACCAGGTGCCGTTCGCCGAGCGGATCCGCGCGGAGACCGGCCTCCCCACCGGCGCGGTCGGCATGATCACCGACCCGCACCAGGCGGAGGCGATCATCGCCGAGGAGCAGGCCGACGCGGTGTTCCTGGCCCGGGCGCTGCTCCGCGACCCGCACTGGCCGCTGCGCGCGGCGAACACGCTCGGCGCGGACGTGCGCTGGCCCGGCCAGTACGCCCGCGCCAAGTCCTGGCACTAG
- a CDS encoding tautomerase family protein: protein MPMISVAMFPGRTPAQKSALVRELTDAFIRTCGGKPEGVQVTLVEVGADHWATGGVLHSER, encoded by the coding sequence ATGCCGATGATCAGCGTTGCCATGTTCCCCGGCCGCACGCCGGCCCAGAAGAGCGCCCTGGTCCGGGAGCTGACCGACGCCTTCATCCGCACCTGCGGCGGCAAGCCCGAAGGTGTCCAGGTGACGCTCGTCGAGGTCGGTGCCGACCACTGGGCCACCGGCGGCGTCCTGCACTCCGAACGCTGA
- a CDS encoding metallophosphoesterase yields MSTLSNTRTSGVTAARLAAGTVALGAATLGYAVGIERRRWTLRTAELPVLAPGSRPFTVLHVSDLHMLPGHHSKQRWVAALDELNPDLVVNTGDNLSHRTAVPSVLRALGPLLDRPGVFVFGSNDYYAPKPKNPARYLMPRGKKKRIHGVQLPWRDLRAAFVEHGWTDLTHVRRTIDVGGQRVFAAGVDDPHLRRDRYTDIAGPADSGAALRLGVTHSPEPRVLDTFATDGYDLVLAGHTHGGQLRLPGYGAIVTNCDLDRSRARGASRWGAHMWLHVSAGLGTSPWAPARFACPPEASLLTLVPRGSGSAEPRKSAPRKARDTVR; encoded by the coding sequence GTGAGCACGCTCAGTAACACACGCACGTCGGGGGTGACGGCCGCGCGCCTCGCCGCGGGGACGGTGGCGCTCGGCGCCGCGACCCTCGGTTACGCCGTCGGCATCGAACGGCGCCGCTGGACCCTCCGCACCGCCGAACTGCCGGTGCTGGCGCCCGGTTCCCGGCCGTTCACCGTCCTGCACGTCTCGGACCTGCACATGCTGCCCGGCCACCACAGCAAGCAGCGCTGGGTCGCCGCGCTCGACGAGCTGAACCCGGACCTCGTCGTCAACACCGGCGACAACCTCTCGCACCGGACGGCCGTGCCGTCGGTGCTGCGCGCGCTGGGCCCGCTGCTCGACCGGCCCGGCGTGTTCGTCTTCGGCAGCAACGACTACTACGCGCCCAAGCCGAAGAACCCGGCCCGCTACCTGATGCCGCGGGGCAAGAAGAAGCGCATCCACGGCGTCCAGCTGCCGTGGCGCGACCTGCGCGCGGCGTTCGTCGAGCACGGCTGGACCGACCTGACGCACGTCCGCCGCACGATCGACGTCGGCGGGCAACGGGTGTTCGCGGCCGGCGTCGACGACCCGCACCTGCGCCGCGACCGCTACACCGACATCGCGGGCCCGGCCGACAGCGGCGCGGCCCTGCGCCTCGGCGTGACGCACTCGCCGGAGCCGCGGGTGCTGGACACGTTCGCCACGGACGGTTACGACCTCGTCCTCGCGGGCCACACCCACGGCGGCCAGCTCCGGCTCCCGGGCTACGGCGCCATCGTCACCAACTGTGACCTGGATCGCAGCCGGGCGCGCGGGGCCTCGCGGTGGGGGGCGCACATGTGGCTGCACGTCTCGGCCGGACTGGGGACATCGCCGTGGGCGCCGGCGCGGTTCGCGTGCCCGCCCGAGGCGAGCCTGTTGACGCTGGTCCCGCGCGGATCCGGGTCAGCGGAGCCGCGTAAGTCGGCCCCCCGAAAAGCCCGCGACACCGTCCGCTAG
- a CDS encoding TIGR03085 family metal-binding protein, whose protein sequence is MGVAADERQALSSLFEELGPDAPTLCEGWTTRDLAAHLVVREHRADAAPGILVPALAGYTKKVQDRYAAKPWASLVEQVRNGPAKFWPTALGPLDELTNTAEFLVHHEDVRRAQDGWAPRPADPARDAAAWRSAKQSAKLNLRKSPVGVTLRTKDGREAAVKTGPDPVTIVGEPVDLLLFVFGRDAVHLDFEGDAAAVGRLQAVNRGL, encoded by the coding sequence ATGGGTGTCGCTGCAGACGAACGCCAGGCGTTGAGCTCGCTCTTCGAAGAACTCGGGCCCGACGCGCCGACGTTGTGCGAAGGCTGGACCACGCGGGACCTCGCCGCGCACCTCGTCGTGCGGGAGCATCGGGCGGATGCCGCTCCCGGCATCCTCGTGCCGGCGCTCGCCGGGTACACCAAGAAGGTGCAGGACCGGTACGCCGCGAAACCCTGGGCGAGCCTGGTCGAGCAGGTGCGGAACGGGCCGGCGAAGTTCTGGCCCACCGCGCTCGGCCCGCTCGACGAGCTGACCAACACCGCCGAGTTCCTCGTCCACCACGAGGACGTCCGGCGCGCGCAGGACGGCTGGGCGCCGCGGCCCGCGGACCCCGCCCGGGACGCCGCCGCTTGGCGCTCGGCGAAGCAGTCGGCGAAGCTGAACCTCCGGAAGTCACCCGTCGGCGTCACGCTTCGCACGAAAGACGGCCGCGAGGCCGCCGTCAAGACCGGCCCCGACCCCGTCACGATCGTCGGGGAGCCGGTGGACCTGCTGCTGTTCGTCTTCGGCCGCGACGCCGTTCACCTGGACTTCGAGGGTGACGCGGCGGCGGTCGGCCGGCTGCAGGCGGTGAACCGCGGGCTCTAG
- a CDS encoding serine/threonine-protein kinase — MEQFGPYRIEGLLGRGGMGEVHRAYDTAHDRVVALKLLSEPFVTDEAFRARFRRESQIVARLREPHVIPIHAYGDIDGRLYLDMRLVEGRDLKELLADGPLEPARAAGIVAQVAGALDAAHADGLVHRDVKPSNVLVTSADFVYLVDFGIARSMTAEGTSITGTGNVIGTLDYMAPERFGDAPITGLVDVYALACVFFECLTGRRPFPAEGAAAQMGAHLTAPPPVLSQARPGLPPALDAVVARGMAKNPADRYPTAGAFADAVRTAVTAPAPPIPTWQKTLPGFVPHAAPAPMTPPRPMPLPTAPHPAPRTGPFTGPPPIAPPAAKSQRNRWIALCAALAGVVVLALVITYVVTKDRAAQTAGPGPTTNPPTTGETSVSETETSRDAPSTSESKPSHDTKLYGALPSAYQGNATCADAAPDAGAVAAVECADSNVGDVASGNVVLKQPTGARFLRFPDAAAMDAFFQAIVKAQGLTRNDAQGACRPVKVPKIWGTYYRAEKRNPVPGEYLTCYLGDPAMLVWTDKQNLLAGLLKSAKVTNADELNQLYYWWNEQILSTMPGG; from the coding sequence ATGGAGCAGTTCGGGCCGTACCGGATCGAAGGCCTGCTGGGCCGCGGCGGCATGGGCGAGGTCCACCGCGCCTACGACACGGCGCACGACCGCGTCGTCGCGCTGAAGCTGTTGTCCGAGCCGTTCGTCACCGATGAAGCCTTCCGCGCGCGCTTCCGCCGCGAGTCGCAGATCGTCGCGCGGCTGCGGGAACCGCACGTGATCCCGATCCACGCCTACGGCGATATCGACGGCCGCCTGTACCTCGACATGCGGCTCGTCGAAGGCCGCGACCTCAAGGAGCTCCTGGCGGACGGGCCGCTCGAGCCCGCGCGGGCCGCCGGGATCGTGGCCCAGGTCGCGGGCGCGCTCGACGCCGCCCACGCGGACGGCCTGGTGCACCGCGACGTCAAGCCGTCGAACGTGCTCGTGACGAGCGCCGACTTCGTGTACCTGGTGGACTTCGGCATCGCTCGGTCGATGACCGCCGAAGGGACGTCGATCACCGGCACCGGCAACGTGATCGGCACCCTCGACTACATGGCGCCGGAACGCTTCGGCGACGCCCCGATCACCGGTCTCGTCGACGTCTACGCGCTCGCGTGCGTGTTCTTCGAATGCCTGACCGGGCGCCGCCCGTTCCCGGCGGAGGGCGCGGCGGCGCAGATGGGAGCGCACCTGACCGCCCCGCCGCCGGTGCTCTCCCAGGCGCGGCCGGGCCTGCCGCCGGCGTTGGACGCCGTGGTGGCGCGCGGCATGGCGAAGAACCCCGCCGACCGCTACCCGACGGCGGGGGCGTTCGCCGACGCCGTCCGCACGGCGGTGACCGCGCCGGCACCGCCGATCCCGACGTGGCAGAAGACGTTGCCGGGCTTTGTGCCGCACGCGGCTCCGGCGCCGATGACCCCGCCGCGGCCGATGCCGCTCCCGACGGCGCCGCACCCGGCTCCGCGGACGGGGCCGTTCACCGGACCACCGCCGATCGCCCCGCCGGCCGCGAAGTCGCAGCGGAACCGGTGGATCGCGCTGTGCGCCGCGTTGGCGGGAGTCGTCGTGCTGGCGCTGGTGATCACGTACGTCGTGACGAAGGACAGAGCGGCCCAGACGGCCGGGCCGGGACCGACGACGAACCCCCCGACCACCGGCGAAACTTCCGTGTCAGAAACGGAAACTTCCAGGGACGCACCGTCCACTTCGGAATCGAAGCCGTCGCACGACACCAAGCTGTACGGCGCCCTGCCCTCGGCGTACCAGGGAAACGCGACCTGCGCCGACGCGGCGCCGGACGCGGGCGCGGTGGCGGCGGTGGAGTGCGCGGACTCGAACGTCGGAGATGTGGCGTCGGGGAACGTGGTGCTCAAGCAGCCGACGGGCGCACGGTTCCTCCGCTTCCCCGACGCGGCGGCGATGGACGCGTTCTTCCAGGCCATCGTGAAGGCGCAGGGCCTGACCCGCAACGACGCCCAGGGTGCGTGCCGCCCGGTGAAGGTGCCGAAGATCTGGGGCACTTACTACCGCGCGGAGAAGCGCAATCCGGTGCCGGGCGAGTACCTGACGTGCTACCTGGGCGACCCGGCGATGCTCGTGTGGACGGACAAGCAGAACCTGCTGGCGGGCCTGCTGAAGTCGGCGAAGGTGACGAACGCCGACGAGCTGAACCAGCTCTACTACTGGTGGAACGAGCAGATCCTCTCCACCATGCCCGGCGGCTGA
- a CDS encoding SGNH/GDSL hydrolase family protein, with amino-acid sequence MHKSPRWQPLAAAVSLLSALAAGQSTASAAPAPPPADPPSTSSVPPAQRAGVLGSGWAASADRAVTTVGDTAGLHVLVADAKDGYAWRTAATLTEPGAETSQWIGQDCVTGSGRFAAVVYAPREAVNREERFHAGGLAAVVDLTSGAVRKLPFTVNLAYYNPGCGAGDQVVFTSNLTAGNTYKSRLVTLDAPTAKVLRQVDATGQVTSAVPFGDGVLAAAVDGLAAVGPDGKLRRVADTADTPFRLSADKDGGVGYEVRTKAGTELHRYTPAGDTKITVAPLDSVRLSQVAGHVVVQGPAAARLATPLPAGWQAADVPAGASLSTTGALAVLSASNLDGAPDHPGDASPVKIEAKVLKTGAQPKFSVHPDALVPSAGRAASPAIGAPAAAGQSAAAVDPSTTTTDPDRACAVPRNDPKIQSLQATPEMGEWAADLAVKGQLNVQRPAGWNGSTLPAYTPQGLFPLHALTGGGQVPAQVLLGVMAQESNMWQAGMNTVDGESGNFNQGGFYGRGVGVDSVNFGNVDCGYGATQVTTGMRVSEGTSVYTPTQQVALTVDYAANIAAGLNILIDKWNQMKQVGITVNNGDPAKIENWWYALWAYNSGWHAQGEVAGVYGLGWANNVANEDLPADRQGFLDDSYDDAKYPGHWAYPERVLGWAKHPLLRLDWKAGTYSPAYRPALWPASGVPQRPPLGTFCSTAVQCDMTQIHKPSQYPNDSGSHCLRDDLRCWWHSSVSWTTCSTACGGDNANYTPGTPEPVLAASKVLYRPDCGGAAELPAGSLIIDDVPGDVTTYRGCNKDWTNHGSLTFKFAADSQGHYPSKIDFHQVDGGFGGHMWSAHAWNGRNSANAKHLVTGTWTLDRQLNGWARVLVYVPDHRARTPQAFYTVNGSDSTSKTRSIVEGNYLDNGRNPAPGQWQSLGAFNFNGTPSVSLDNFTHAEVDGSWDNNEGVRDVPWDAIAFQPLPGKPVDQVVALGDSYASGEGAGGTPVNGVWNYYRSSDHDGRDNQGDDHRLRDACHRSPSAWARQAVLPSTPNRTVGSRADSLDPTLEYHMSACSGATTTNLLPGGSGQYQEGQQPDQGYLDNNTSLVTFSIGGNDAKFTALFEQCALSWASTLPCPDQTMDGDTAPLSAAEPARIDRIGTDLRRVIDVVRSKAPNAKILVMGYPILFEHDGQCVPGIDVKTEGPWLVAMNNRLDDTLKSSVANARAAGISVTFADPRAAFSGKVLCSNDGSTVPPQDNQQIHGVVTDLTRGDDTSLRFGDSGILSAQSFHPTNAGAATYAGVATAVIGTM; translated from the coding sequence GTGCACAAGTCACCACGGTGGCAGCCCCTCGCGGCGGCCGTCAGCCTGCTCTCCGCCCTCGCGGCCGGGCAGAGCACCGCGTCCGCCGCCCCCGCTCCGCCACCCGCCGACCCGCCGTCCACCTCGTCGGTTCCGCCCGCCCAGCGCGCCGGCGTGCTCGGTTCCGGCTGGGCCGCCTCCGCCGACCGTGCGGTGACCACCGTGGGCGACACTGCCGGCCTCCACGTCCTCGTCGCCGACGCCAAGGACGGCTACGCCTGGCGCACCGCGGCGACCCTCACCGAGCCCGGCGCCGAAACCAGCCAGTGGATCGGGCAGGACTGCGTGACCGGCTCAGGCCGGTTCGCCGCCGTCGTCTACGCGCCGCGCGAGGCGGTGAACCGCGAGGAGCGGTTCCACGCCGGTGGGCTCGCCGCCGTCGTCGACCTTACCAGCGGCGCGGTGCGCAAGCTGCCGTTCACGGTCAACCTCGCCTACTACAACCCGGGTTGCGGCGCCGGCGACCAGGTCGTCTTCACCAGCAACCTCACGGCCGGCAACACCTACAAGTCCCGGTTGGTGACGCTCGACGCCCCCACCGCGAAGGTGCTGCGGCAGGTCGACGCGACCGGGCAGGTCACCTCCGCGGTGCCCTTCGGCGACGGCGTACTGGCCGCCGCGGTGGACGGCCTTGCCGCCGTCGGGCCCGACGGGAAGCTCCGGCGCGTCGCCGACACCGCCGACACACCGTTCCGGCTGAGCGCGGACAAGGACGGCGGGGTCGGCTACGAAGTCCGCACGAAGGCGGGCACCGAACTCCACCGTTACACCCCGGCCGGCGACACGAAGATCACCGTGGCGCCACTGGATTCCGTGCGGCTGAGCCAGGTCGCCGGCCACGTCGTCGTGCAGGGCCCGGCCGCGGCCCGGCTCGCCACGCCGCTGCCCGCCGGCTGGCAGGCCGCCGACGTCCCGGCCGGCGCGAGCCTGTCGACCACCGGTGCGCTGGCCGTGCTCTCCGCCAGCAACCTCGACGGCGCGCCGGACCACCCCGGTGACGCATCGCCGGTCAAGATCGAAGCCAAGGTGCTGAAAACCGGCGCGCAGCCGAAGTTTTCCGTGCACCCCGACGCGCTGGTGCCGTCGGCCGGACGCGCGGCCTCGCCCGCGATAGGCGCGCCGGCCGCCGCCGGGCAGTCCGCGGCCGCCGTCGACCCGTCGACCACCACGACGGACCCCGACCGTGCGTGCGCGGTGCCCCGCAACGACCCGAAGATCCAGTCACTGCAGGCCACTCCCGAAATGGGCGAGTGGGCGGCCGACCTCGCGGTCAAGGGTCAGCTGAACGTCCAACGGCCGGCCGGCTGGAACGGCTCGACGCTGCCTGCGTACACCCCCCAGGGCCTGTTTCCGCTGCACGCCCTCACCGGCGGGGGCCAGGTGCCCGCCCAGGTCCTGCTCGGTGTGATGGCGCAGGAATCCAACATGTGGCAGGCCGGGATGAACACCGTCGACGGCGAAAGCGGCAACTTCAACCAGGGCGGCTTCTACGGCAGGGGCGTCGGCGTCGACAGCGTGAACTTCGGCAACGTCGACTGCGGTTACGGCGCGACCCAGGTGACGACCGGCATGCGGGTCAGCGAAGGCACCTCGGTGTACACGCCGACGCAGCAGGTGGCGCTGACCGTCGACTACGCAGCCAACATCGCCGCCGGGCTCAACATCCTCATCGACAAGTGGAACCAGATGAAGCAGGTGGGGATCACCGTCAACAACGGCGATCCGGCCAAGATCGAGAACTGGTGGTACGCGCTCTGGGCGTACAACAGCGGCTGGCACGCGCAGGGCGAGGTGGCCGGCGTCTACGGCCTCGGCTGGGCCAACAACGTGGCCAACGAAGACTTGCCCGCCGACCGCCAAGGCTTCCTCGACGACAGCTACGACGATGCCAAGTACCCCGGTCACTGGGCGTATCCGGAGCGCGTGCTCGGCTGGGCGAAGCACCCGCTGCTGCGGCTGGACTGGAAGGCCGGCACCTACAGTCCCGCCTACCGCCCCGCCCTGTGGCCGGCCAGTGGCGTGCCGCAGCGGCCGCCACTGGGCACCTTCTGCAGCACCGCGGTGCAGTGCGACATGACCCAGATCCACAAACCGTCGCAGTACCCGAACGATTCCGGAAGCCACTGCTTGCGCGACGACCTGCGCTGCTGGTGGCACAGCTCGGTGAGCTGGACGACCTGCTCGACCGCGTGCGGCGGGGACAACGCGAACTACACACCGGGCACCCCCGAACCAGTGCTCGCCGCGTCGAAGGTGCTCTACCGGCCCGACTGCGGCGGCGCGGCGGAACTGCCGGCCGGCTCGCTGATCATCGACGACGTCCCCGGCGACGTCACGACCTACCGCGGCTGCAACAAGGACTGGACCAACCACGGTTCCCTGACCTTCAAGTTCGCCGCCGACAGCCAGGGCCACTACCCGTCGAAGATCGACTTCCACCAGGTGGACGGCGGTTTCGGTGGCCACATGTGGAGCGCGCACGCGTGGAACGGGAGGAATTCGGCCAACGCCAAGCACCTGGTGACCGGAACGTGGACGCTGGACCGTCAACTCAACGGCTGGGCCCGGGTTCTGGTCTACGTCCCGGATCACCGGGCCCGGACTCCACAGGCGTTCTACACGGTGAACGGCTCCGACTCCACCTCGAAGACCCGGTCGATCGTCGAAGGCAATTACCTCGACAACGGGCGCAACCCTGCGCCAGGGCAGTGGCAATCACTCGGCGCGTTCAACTTCAACGGAACTCCGAGCGTTTCTCTGGACAACTTCACACATGCCGAAGTGGACGGCTCTTGGGACAACAACGAAGGCGTCCGGGACGTTCCCTGGGACGCGATCGCCTTCCAGCCTCTGCCGGGTAAACCGGTGGACCAGGTTGTCGCGCTCGGTGACTCGTACGCATCCGGCGAAGGAGCCGGCGGGACGCCGGTCAACGGGGTGTGGAACTACTACCGGTCGAGCGACCACGATGGCCGCGACAACCAGGGTGACGACCACAGGCTGCGTGACGCCTGCCACCGCTCCCCGAGCGCCTGGGCGCGTCAGGCCGTCCTGCCGAGCACGCCGAACCGCACAGTGGGTTCACGGGCCGACTCACTCGATCCCACGCTGGAGTACCACATGTCAGCGTGCAGTGGTGCCACCACCACGAACCTCCTCCCTGGCGGCTCGGGCCAGTACCAGGAGGGGCAGCAGCCGGACCAGGGCTACCTGGACAACAACACGTCTTTGGTGACCTTCTCGATCGGCGGCAACGACGCGAAGTTCACTGCTCTGTTCGAGCAGTGCGCGTTGAGTTGGGCTTCTACCCTCCCCTGTCCGGACCAGACCATGGACGGGGACACCGCACCGTTGTCGGCCGCCGAGCCGGCACGCATCGACCGGATCGGCACGGACTTGAGGCGCGTCATCGACGTCGTGAGGTCGAAAGCGCCGAACGCGAAGATCCTGGTGATGGGTTATCCGATCCTGTTCGAACACGACGGGCAGTGTGTGCCGGGGATCGACGTCAAAACGGAAGGCCCCTGGCTCGTCGCGATGAACAACAGGCTCGACGACACGCTCAAGTCGTCCGTTGCCAACGCACGCGCAGCCGGCATTTCCGTCACCTTCGCCGACCCTCGAGCCGCATTCTCCGGAAAGGTGCTGTGCAGCAACGACGGCTCGACTGTTCCTCCGCAGGACAACCAGCAGATCCACGGCGTCGTAACCGACCTGACGAGGGGCGATGACACTTCGCTTCGCTTCGGGGACAGCGGAATCCTGTCGGCGCAGTCCTTCCACCCGACCAACGCGGGCGCGGCGACATATGCCGGAGTGGCGACCGCGGTCATCGGGACAATGTAA
- a CDS encoding prolyl oligopeptidase family serine peptidase: protein MSTQSANQYPPAVVPDRLFDEAEAEARWRARFHAPRISVPEWARDAPDANVYVSNASGVWEVYAWNRATDEHRRVTDRPNGTLHSTPSPDGEWIWWFDDTDGDEFGSWVREPFAATEGSKPEKAVPDVHDGYPAGLEIGTQVVAVGVSTDDGSELFARIGGETRRFYSHPDDAGIASLSRDESLIAISHSEHGDSRHPALRVLATDGFETVAEKWDGEGKGLSALEFSPLSGDQRLLVLHERRGREELLVWDVLAGTETEIELDLPGEVVAGWYPDARALLVVHFHEGRSSLYRYDLDTAELSSVDTPAGRIGGAGVRPDGTVEYSWSSAAEPTAVRARTTDGTDAILLEPPGERAPGSEPVTDAFVEGVGGRIHALVSRPSGVPDGPLPTVFSLHGGPHAADEDRFSAYRATWLDAGFAVVEVNYRGSTGYGSAWRDAIEGRPGLTELEDVAAVHDWAIQSGLSDPAKCVVNGASWGGYLSLLALGTQPSRWAAGVAGVPVADYVAAYEDEMEQLRSFDRALFGGSPEDVPAVYRECSPITYVDAVTAPVLVLAGDNDPRCPIRQIENYLDRLGGRDLHHEFYRYDAGHGSLVIAETIKQTSIEVHFALRALGLR from the coding sequence GTGAGCACGCAGTCAGCCAACCAATATCCGCCCGCGGTGGTCCCGGACCGGCTGTTCGACGAGGCCGAAGCCGAAGCCCGCTGGCGCGCCCGCTTCCACGCCCCGCGCATCTCCGTGCCCGAGTGGGCCCGCGACGCCCCCGATGCCAACGTCTACGTCTCCAACGCCAGCGGTGTCTGGGAGGTCTACGCCTGGAACCGCGCGACGGACGAGCACCGCCGCGTCACCGACCGGCCCAACGGCACACTGCACTCGACGCCGTCCCCGGACGGCGAGTGGATCTGGTGGTTCGACGACACCGACGGCGACGAGTTCGGCTCCTGGGTGCGCGAGCCGTTCGCCGCCACCGAGGGCAGCAAGCCGGAGAAGGCCGTCCCGGACGTCCACGACGGCTACCCGGCCGGCCTGGAGATCGGCACGCAGGTCGTCGCGGTCGGCGTCTCGACCGACGACGGCAGCGAACTGTTCGCCCGGATCGGCGGCGAGACACGCCGCTTCTACAGCCACCCGGACGACGCCGGCATCGCGTCCCTGTCCCGCGACGAGAGCCTGATCGCGATCTCGCACTCCGAGCACGGCGATTCGCGCCACCCCGCGCTGCGGGTGCTCGCGACCGACGGCTTCGAGACCGTCGCCGAGAAGTGGGACGGCGAAGGCAAGGGCCTCTCCGCGCTCGAGTTCTCCCCGCTGTCCGGCGACCAGCGCCTGCTGGTGCTGCACGAGCGGCGAGGCCGCGAGGAGCTGCTGGTCTGGGATGTCCTGGCCGGCACGGAGACCGAGATCGAGCTGGACCTGCCCGGCGAGGTCGTCGCGGGCTGGTACCCGGACGCGCGGGCCCTGCTCGTCGTCCACTTCCACGAGGGCCGCAGTTCGCTGTACCGCTACGACCTCGACACGGCCGAATTGTCCTCTGTGGACACCCCGGCCGGCCGGATCGGCGGGGCGGGCGTCCGCCCGGACGGCACGGTCGAGTACTCGTGGTCCAGCGCCGCCGAGCCGACCGCCGTGCGCGCGCGGACCACCGACGGCACCGACGCGATCCTGCTCGAGCCGCCGGGCGAGCGGGCGCCGGGCTCGGAGCCGGTGACCGACGCGTTCGTCGAAGGCGTCGGCGGCCGGATCCACGCCCTCGTCTCACGGCCTTCGGGCGTGCCGGACGGTCCGCTGCCCACGGTGTTCTCCCTGCACGGCGGCCCGCACGCGGCGGACGAGGACCGCTTCTCCGCCTACCGCGCGACCTGGCTCGACGCCGGGTTCGCCGTGGTCGAGGTCAACTACCGCGGCTCGACCGGCTACGGCTCGGCGTGGCGCGACGCCATCGAGGGCCGTCCCGGCCTGACCGAGCTGGAAGACGTCGCCGCGGTGCACGACTGGGCCATCCAAAGTGGACTCAGCGATCCGGCCAAGTGCGTCGTGAACGGCGCTTCGTGGGGCGGCTACCTGTCCCTGCTCGCGCTCGGCACGCAGCCGTCGCGGTGGGCGGCGGGCGTCGCCGGGGTGCCGGTGGCGGACTACGTCGCCGCGTACGAGGACGAGATGGAGCAGCTGCGCTCATTCGACCGCGCGCTCTTCGGCGGCTCGCCGGAGGACGTGCCCGCCGTGTACCGGGAGTGCTCGCCGATCACGTACGTCGACGCCGTGACGGCGCCGGTGCTCGTGCTGGCCGGCGACAACGACCCGCGCTGCCCGATCCGCCAGATCGAGAACTACCTCGACCGGCTCGGCGGCCGCGACCTGCACCACGAGTTCTACCGCTACGACGCGGGCCACGGCTCGCTGGTGATCGCCGAGACGATCAAGCAGACGTCGATCGAGGTCCACTTCGCCCTGCGGGCCCTCGGCCTGCGCTGA
- a CDS encoding methyltransferase domain-containing protein yields MLEGYAPGYGRDAVSMMSARTAAERATFAQPLFRPGMWVVDLGCGPGSITLGLAAESRVTGVDRDAGQVAMARDAARRAGRSTVDFLVASAYDLPFADGSVDVAFSHALFEHLATPRDALAELHRVLRPGGRLALSTSDWSKARLRPKTANVDAALRGHYLLRRRAGGDPFAGRTIADHCASTGFTEIASRARYREDMTYRGLAKYVESRLGEAVSDPAFGRDRDQLASAARSALTWVRSGDGDFSQCWVEVTATRP; encoded by the coding sequence GTGCTGGAGGGTTACGCGCCGGGCTACGGGCGAGACGCGGTGTCGATGATGTCCGCGCGCACGGCGGCGGAGCGCGCGACGTTCGCCCAGCCCCTGTTCCGGCCGGGCATGTGGGTGGTCGACCTCGGCTGCGGTCCCGGCTCGATCACCCTGGGCCTGGCCGCGGAGTCCCGGGTGACGGGCGTCGACCGCGACGCGGGCCAGGTGGCGATGGCCCGGGACGCCGCCCGCCGCGCCGGACGTTCCACAGTGGACTTCCTGGTGGCGTCGGCGTACGACCTGCCCTTCGCGGACGGCAGCGTGGACGTGGCGTTTTCCCATGCGCTGTTCGAGCACCTCGCCACCCCGCGGGACGCGCTGGCGGAGCTGCACCGGGTGCTGCGCCCCGGCGGCAGGCTGGCGTTGTCCACATCGGACTGGAGCAAGGCGCGGCTGCGCCCGAAGACGGCGAACGTCGACGCGGCCCTGCGCGGGCACTACCTGCTGCGCCGCCGCGCGGGCGGCGACCCGTTCGCCGGCCGCACGATCGCGGACCACTGCGCGTCGACGGGGTTCACCGAGATCGCCTCGCGTGCCCGCTACCGCGAGGACATGACGTACCGGGGGCTGGCGAAGTACGTGGAATCCCGGCTCGGCGAGGCGGTGTCGGACCCGGCGTTCGGCCGCGACCGCGACCAGCTGGCGAGTGCGGCCCGCTCGGCGTTGACGTGGGTGCGCAGCGGCGACGGCGACTTCAGCCAGTGCTGGGTCGAGGTGACGGCGACCAGACCCTGA